The Paenibacillus dendritiformis region GCTTCGCTGTCTCCCTCACGAACTGCGTCGACGAGAAGTTCATCCGACAACCGTTCGTACGGACAGGGGGTGCTCAATGCTCTGAGGTCAACACTCACTAGCAATCCCTCCGGCCTGCAACGCAATTCACCGTTACATCACAAATGATAGATTCAGTATATATGAATCTATCTCGCACCGTCAACCAAGGAAAGCCTTATCCGGCGCGGAATTCCAGCTATTCGACAAAATGTCCTAATCTTCTTCCCCCCGGCGCATCCGTTCGAGCTTCATCAGTTGGTCGAGGCTGAGCTTCCCTTCCAGTGGATTGCGCTTCACCGGCTGGGAGGCATGCTCGCGAATCCGGCTCTCCACCTCCCGCCTCGATTGCTCCACGATGAGCCGAAGCTCGCGGGCCGATATGCGCAGCGCGCCGAGGCCGAGGACGACGCGCTGCTCCGTCATATCTGATGTCGCCACATAGATCTGGCGCCGGCGGTGGGAGAGCTCCTTGACAAGACGCTCGATGCATTCATCCGCCGTTTCCTTCTCCTTCGTGAAGTAGACTTCGATCTTGCCCTGCGTGTAGGTAGCTCCCAGACCGGGGACGCGGTAGGCGTCAAATACGGCGATGACGCGCCGGCCGGAATATGCCTGGTACTCCGCCAGGTTGTCCAGCAGGCGGTCGCGCGCATCCTCGAGCCTCCGGTCGGCCAGCTGCTTCAGCTCATGCCAGGCGCCGATCATATTGTAGCCGTCCACCAGCAGCACGTCGCGCCAATCTTGCTGCCGCATTCTCAGCCGCGGCGCCGGCGCACGACCTCATACATGAATATCCCGGCGGCGACCGACGCATTTAACGAATTGATCTGTCCGGCCATCGGAAGCTTCAGCAGCGCATCGCAGGTCTGTGTGACGAGGCGGCCCATGCCCTTGCTCTCGTTCCCGATAACCAACGCGAGCGGCATCGTGAACAGGTCGGTCTCGTACAGGTCCTGGGTCGCGGACACATCCGTTCCGACGAGCCAGATGCCCCGCTCCTTCAACTGCTCCATCGTCTGCGCCAGATTCGTTACCCGCGCGACCGGCACATACTCTACTGCGCCGGCGGATGTCTTGGATACGGTGGCGGTCAAGCCGACCGAACGCCGCTTCGGAATGATGACGCCATGCACTCCCGTGCAGTCTGCCGTCCGCAGAATCGATCCGAGATTATGCGGATCCTCGATCTCGTCGAGGACCAGGAGGAACGGCGTCTCCCCCTTCGCTTCCGCCCGGGCGAGAATATCGTCCACCTCCACATAGCCGTACGCGGCTACCTGGGCGACGACCCCTTGATGCTGCACGCCCTCTGCCATCTGATCCAGCTTGCGTTTGTCCGCGGTCTGAACGATGACGCCCGCCTTCTTCGCTTCCGCGATAATCGGCTGCGTCAGATGCTTCTGCGCGTTGTCCGCAATCCATATTTTATGAATGGTACGGCCGGAGCGGAGCGCCTCGGTGACCGAGTGCTTCCCGGCAATGTATTCTTCCATATCTATGCTGCCTCCCGTAATGTTGCTTCCTCTTGCCGTTCAATCGGCTTGACCGGGCTTGGCCCGGGTTGTCCAGGCTTAAGCGGATAATGCCCTCGCCCGGATCCGTCAATCCCGCTTCTCCGGCCGCTCAGCCGGCTTCGCTGCTTCCGGCTTCCCCGGCGCATCCGTCTGTGCCGGCGGCTCCTCCTCTTCCGGGGCCTGCACGACCATCTCGGCCAGCTGCCGGATGCGGTCGCCCCGGCCGCTGAAGTACAAGTAGCCGAACAGCGCCTCCAGCGCCGTCGCCTGACGGTACTCATTCACATTGGCGCTCTTCGGCACCGCAGACTTGGCATTGCGCCCCTGGCGGACGATGTCCGCCTCCTCCGGCGTCAGCAGCGGCGTCAGGCGCCCAAGCGCCCGCGCCTGCGACTTGGCCGACACGTAGCGTGTCGCCTGCCGGTGCAGCACATGCGGGCGATGGTTCGGCAGCGAGATGAGATACTGCCGAATCGCCATCTCATAGACTGCATCGCCCATATACGCCAGCACGATCGGCGGCAGCAGCTTCGGCTCCTTCGCCGGCGGGTAAGGGAACAGCCACGTTCCCCCCGCCTCGGCGCCGTCCAGGTTCTCTATGTCCATTCCCTGTTCCTCATTGTCATTCACATTGTCATTCATCACGTCTGTTGCTCCGTCCTTCGCATCCGGCTGCACCCGCGGCTCCCTCATTTGCGGCGCCAACGGATGCCTTGCGGCGTATCTTCCAGGATAATGCCCTGGGCGGTCAGCATATCGCGAATCTCATCGGCACGCGCCCAGTTCTTCGCCTTGCGCGCGTCCGTGCGCTCTTGAATCAGGCGGTTAATCTCCTCGTCAAGCAGGTCCTCTTCCTCCTGCTCCGGGACGAGCCCAAGCACATTGTTCATCGCCTCGATCGCATCGAGCAGCGCTTGCAGATTCGCCGTCTGCCGATCGTCCTGGCTTCCCTGCTGCATCGTGCTGTTCACCAAGTTAACCCAATCGAACACGGCCGTAATCGCATCGGCCGTATTGAAATCGTCCTGCATCTTCGCATCGAACGTATCGAGGATGTCGGCCAGCTTCTGCTGCAAGGCTTCGTCCGGCTCCCGCTCCGCCGCGTCCTCCGCCGACTTGAGCAGATGGCGGAGATTCTGGACCGCATTGACGATGCGGCCTGCGCTCTTCTCGGCCTGCATCATCGCTTCCTCGCTGAAATTCAGCGGATTGCGGTAATGGGTGGCGAGGATGAAATAGCGAATCGCCTCCATCTTGTAGCGCGCGCGGAGTTCCTTGACGATCACGCCGTTGCCGAGCGATTTCGACATTTTTTCGTTGTTGATATGAATGTACCCGTTATGCATCCAAATATTCGCGAGCGGCTTGCCGGTCAGCGATTCGGATTGCGCCACTTCGCATTCGTGATGCGGGAACTGCAAATCCTGGCCTCCGCCGTGAATGTCCAGCGTGTCTCCCAAAAATTTGCGCGCCATGGCGGAGCATTCGATATGCCAGCCCGGACGTCCTTCGCCCCACGGGCTCGGCCACGAGATTTCCCCCGGCTTCGCCGCCTTCCAGAGCACGAAATCTTCCGGATTCTCCTTCCGCTCGTCGACCTCGACCCGAATGCCGTGCTGCAGCTCCTCCAGGTTCTGATGGGACAGCTTGCCGTATTCGGCGAAGCGATTCGTGCGGAAATAGACATCCTTGCCGGACTCATAAGCAAAGCCTTCCTCCACCAGATTGGCGATGAAGGCGATAATTTCCTCGACATGATCGAGCACGCGCGGGTTGTGGGTCGCGCGGCGCACGCCGATGCCATCGATATCTTCGTAGAACGCCTGGATGAACTTTTCCGCGATGACAGGCACGGGATCTCCCGTCTCCATCGACTTGCGGATGAGGCGATCGTCCACATCGGTGAAGTTCACGACATAGTTCACCTCATAACCGATCTGTTCCAAATAGCGCCGCACCACATCGAATACGATCTGGGGCCTGGCATTTCCGATATGAATATAATCGTACACGGTCGGACCGCACACATACATGTTCACCTTATCCGGATGGATCGGCACGAATGTTTCTTTGCGGCGCGTCATCGTGTTGTAAATCTGAAGCGTCATGTTGAGTTAACCTCCCTGTTCATGTGCCCTTCGGGCTATTGACGTTGCGCAAACTCCTCGGAGCCCCTGCGAAGGGCTGCCGTCTCCTGCTTGTGTTGATCCAGCTCGGCGCGCAGCGCATCGATCTCCTGCTGCATCCCGCGCAGCATGTCGATGACCGGATCCGGCAGCTGAGCATGGTTGAGCCGGTCGACACGGACGCCGTCCTGCTTCACGATCCGTCCCGGGATGCCGACGACCGTACAGTTGGCCGGCACCTCCCGCAGGACGACGGAGTTGGCGCCGATGTTCGAATTATCGCCCACCTTGAACGAACCGAGCACCTTGGCCCCGGAGGCGATGACGACGTTGTTGCCGATCGTCGGGTGGCGCTTGCCTTTCTCCTTGCCGGTTCCGCCGAGGGTGACCCCTTGATAGATAACGACATCGTTCCCGATCTCGCAGGTCTCGCCGATTACGACGCCCATGCCGTGGTCGATGAACAGCCGTTCTCCAATGCGGGCGCCGGGATGAATCTCGATGCCCGTTATGAAGCGGCTCACCTGGGAGATGATGCGGGCAAGCGTGAACCAACGGTGCTTATAGAACCAGTGCGCCATCAGATGCGCCCAGATCGCGTGCAGGCCGGAGTACGTAAAGATGACTTCAAATCGGCTGCGTGCCGCCGGGTCGTTCTCGAATACGGCCCGGATGTCGGATTGCATTCTTCGGTAAATGCGTCGCATGACCCGTCCCCCTCTTCTCAGTCGGCTTGATTCGTTCATAAATGCGGTGGCCGGAGAACACGATTTTCAGGATTCTCGCATACGTGTACTCCAAACGCGGCCTTCAAACGTTGACTCCAATCGTGTACTTCAATCGCGTCTTCAATCGTGTACTGCATACATGTACCTCAATCGTGTATGCAAACATTTACTCCAAATGTGTGCTCCAAAATACTGTAAAATTACATGATTTTCACAAACACCGGTGAACGGCCTAATGAATCCTGCAAATATACAGGAATTCTCGCTGTTCTTGCCAGTTCCGCCTAAATCCCGGAAAAATACTGCACTTTTGCAGCATTTCACGCTAATTCTCGCTCCGGGACGAGAAATTGCTGCGTTTTTGCAGGATTGACGGCAGTCCAAGAACAAGCTCCCGGACTACAGACCAAGAACAGGCCCCCGGGCCCCTTCGAGCCCCTCATACAAAAAACGCCTCCGCAGCCCGTATCGGCTGCAGAGGCGCAAGGCGCGGTTCCACTCTGCATAGACAGCGATGAAGCGCCCGGCAGCCCCCTTACCAGGATCCGGCTGCGCGAACGGATATCGCTATCCATCTTCACTGTCCCGTAACGCGGACAACCCGCCGTCCCCTACCCGTGCCGATGCACGCTCAAGGACGGAGCTTCCGGGCGCAACGCGCCAGCCGCGAACCGGAACGACTTGCAGCCTTGCCAGGCCTCGGCTGTCTTGTCTGCCGAGGCCTGCCCGGTCGTTCTCTCTGTGCGGTTCGGTATCGCTGACGCTCTCCCGTTCAACGCCTCTGTTGGATGATTCGAATTGCTATCGTCAATCTTAGTTCATAATCCCGTCTATCCTGATGCTTATCAGTATATCGGATCGGTCCGCCGGCTGACAATAAGAAGTTGGCCCCTTAGAGGGAGCCGACCGTTATGCCACCTTGGCGGAGGCGGCCCGCCGTTATGCCTCTTGGGCGAAATGCCACCTTGGCCAAGACTGGCCCGGAGCTATGCCCCTTGGCGGAGACGGCCAACAGTTATTCCCTTACCCGGGACCGCCCGCAGTTATGTCCCTGGCCAAAGCGGCCCCGCATCTGCGCAGTGTCGGTTCCGCAGCTACACGTCTAGGCGCTGACAGACCGCGGGTCCTGCCGCTGCCGGACCGCCTACGCGCCTTGGCGGAGACGGTTCAGTACGGTCTCTTTGCCGAGGAGCACGATCGTCTCGTTCAGATCCCGTCCGTGCATCTGGCCGGATACGGCGACACGGACCGGCATGAACAGCCCTTTGCCCTTGGCGCCGGTCTCCTTCTGCACTTCCTTCAGCGCCGCCTTGACCGTGTCGGCGTCCCACGCCTCCGCTGCTTCGAGCTTGGCGTGCAGCGCCTGCAGCACCGCCGGAACCTGCGGCTCCTCGAGGATGGCCTTCGCCTCTTCCTCTATCGCCAGCTCATCGCGGAAGAACATCTCCGACAGCTCAACGATGTCCGACGCGCAGGTCATCTGCTCTTGATACAGCTTCACGAGCGCCTTCGCCCAAGCATGCTGCTCTTCGCTCAGCGTCTCCGGCAAGAGCCCCGCCTTCTGCAAATGCGGGATGGCGAGCGCCGCAATCCGCTCCGGATCCGCCTGCTTCATGTATACGTTATTCAAGTGAGCCAATTTGTTCGTGTCGAATACGGCCGGACTCTTCGACAGCCGGTTCGCATCGAAGATCCGAATTAGTTCCTCGCGAGAGAAAATCTCCTCTTCCCCTTCCGGAGACCAGCCAAGCAGCGCGATGAAGTTCAGCATCGCTTCCGGCAAATAGCCAAGGTGCTCGTACTGCTCCATGAACTGGATGATCGACTCGTCCCGCTTGCTCAGCTTCTTGCGGTTCTCGTTCACAATGAGCGTCATATGCCCGAATACCGGCGCTTCCCAGCCGAACGCTTCGTAGATCATCAATTGGCGCAGCGTATTGGTGATATGATCTTCGCCGCGCAGCACATGCGAGATGCGCATCAAATAATCATCCAGCACGACCGCGAAGTTGTAGGTCGGGATGCCGTCCTTCTTCACGATGACCCAGTCGCCGGTCGTCTCGGACTCGAACGTAATCTCGCCCTTGACGAGATCGTGGAACGTATAGGAGCGCTGCTCCGGCACCGCGAAGCGGATGCTCGGCTGGCGGCCTTCCGCTTCCAGACGCGCCCGGTCCTCTGCCGTCAGATGGCGGCAGGTGCCGGCGTACTTCGGCGTCTCCCCTCGCGCCATCTGCGCTTCCCGCTCCGCCTCCAGCTCCTGCTCCGTACAGTAGCAGCGATAAGCGAGGCCGCGCTCCAGCAAATCGTCCACATGCTTGTTATAAATATCGAGACGCTCAGTCTGACGGTACGGCCCGTATTCGCCGCCGACATCGACGCTCTCGTCCCAATCCATGCCGAGCCATTTCATATACTTGAACTGATTCTCTTCGCCGCCTTCCACATTGCGCTTCACGTCCGTATCCTCGATGCGGACGATAAAGTCGCCGCCGTGATGGCGTGCGAATAAATAGTTGAATAATGCCGTGCGCGCATTGCCGATATGCAGATGTCCTGTCGGACTTGGCGCATACCGGACACGAATGTCGTTGCTCATTAGGATTCCCCTCCGGACACATTGCCTAGTCTTGATCTATCCAATAATGATACCATATCACTGCGAAACGTGAAATAAGCACACAACCGCTTGCGCCGCGATGCCTTCTCCCCGTCCCGTGAAGCCGAGCTGCTCGGTTGTCGTCGCCTTGACGTTGATCTGCGACACGTCCGCTTCCAGAAGACGGGCCAGATTGGCGGCCATCTCCGGCACATACGGCAGCATCTTCGGCTTCTGCGCGATAATCGTGCAGTCGAGGTTGCCGAGCCGGTAGCCCCGCTCCTTGGCCAGCGCCCACACCTTCTCCATCAGGACGCTGCTGTCCGCGTCCTTATATGCTTCGTCCGTATCCGGGAAGTGCTTGCCGATATCGCCCAGCCCGAGCGCCCCGAGCACCGCGTCGCTGACCGTATGCAGCAGCACGTCCGCATCGGAGTGCCCCAGCAGCCCTTTGTCATACGGAATATGCACGCCTCCGATAATGCAAGGACGGCCTTCCACCAATTGGTGGACGTCGAAGCCTTGTCCCACTCGTATCATGTTCTGCCTCTCCCTTCGTCGTTCCATCCATCCGTTGTTACCGCTGTTCTCCTGGCCGCCCCGCACGGCGGGCGAGCCACCAGGACGCCCATTCCAGATCGTCGGGCGTCGTCAGCTTCACATTCGTGTATTCCCCTTCCACGATGCGGACCTGCATCCCGGCCCGCTCCACCAGCATCGCATCGTCGGTGCCGATGAATCCGTCCGCAGCGGCCTGTTCATGCGCCGCCATCACGTCGGCAAGACGAAAAGCCTGTGGGGTCTGAATCGCCCACAAGCTGCGTCGGTCCGGCGTCGCCGTAATGACGCCTCCGTTCACCTGCTTAATCGTATCTTTCACCGGCACGGCGAGTACGGCCGCCCCATGCTCTCTGGCAGCCCGGTAGCATGCTTCTGCACTGTCCGTCTCCACGAACGGCCGCACGCCATCGTGAATCAGCACATAGTCCAGCCCTTGGGCCCGGACCGCCTGAAGCCCGGCGTATACGGAATGCTGCCGCTCCGCGCCGCCGGCGACGATGGCCCGGACCTTGTCCAAGCCGTACTCCTCCTGCCAAGCGGCGCAGCGGGCCGTATCCTCCGCGGAGACGACCCAGACGATAGCTTCGCATGCCGGCATCATCTGGAACCGCTCCAGCGTATGTATAATGACCGGCTTGTCCAGCAGCGGCAAATATTGCTTGCTCTCCGCGGCGCCCATGCGCGATCCTCTGCCGGCCGCCACGATAACCACTCCAAAGCCCTGTTCCATCCCTGTCAACCTCCATGATGGTGCTCTTCCCATCATACCTGTTTATTGGGCTTTTTCCAACAGTTTCGGCTTGGCAAAAATCATGCGTCCGGCCGACGTCTGCAGCACGCTCGTCACGAGCACCTCCATCGTCATGCCGATATACTCGCGCCCGCCTTCGACGACGATCATGGTGCCGTCATCCAGGTAAGCGACGCCTTGGCCGTGCTCCTTGCCGTCCTTGATGACCTGGACGACGATTTCTTCGCCCGGCAGAACAACCGGCTTGACCGCATTGGCCAGGTCGTTGATGTTCAGGACCGACACGCCCTGCAGCTCGCATACTTTGTTCAGGTTGAAGTCGTTCGTGACCACTTTGCCTTTCAACACTTTGGCCAGCTTCACCAGCTTGCTGTCCACCTCGGAGATTTCCTCGAAGTCCCCTTCGTAGATCAGCACCTTCACTTCCAGTTCTTTCTGGATCTTATTCAAAATATCCAAGCCTCTCCGGCCGCGGTTCCGCTTCAGCAGGTCCGACGAATCGGCGATATGCTGCAGCTCCTCCAGCACGAACTCCGGGATGACGATCGTCCCTTCAATGAATCCCGTCTTGCAGATGTCGGCGATGCGGCCATCGATAATGACGCTCGTGTCCAATATTTTATGCTCTTCGAAGCGCACCTCCTCTTCCTCCGCCTCCGGCTCGCTCAGCCATGGCAGGGCGGCGATCCATTCCGCCATATCCTGCTGCTTCATCAGCGCGATCTGCAAGCCCGCGCTGGCGAACAGCACCAGCAGAACAGCCGACAGCATCAGCCCGGCGCTTCCGAATTCACGCAGCAGCGGCGTCAGCAGCGCGGCGAAGCAGATTCCGGCGAAGGCGCCTGCCGTTCCGGTAACCAAGGTTCCTGTCGACACGAGCGCGATGCGCTCCCGCCATCCATTCCAGCTTTTTGCCAACGGCATATAAAGTGCACGACTGAGTACGAATAAGCAAAATGCCCCGCCTAACGCCCATGCGAGCCGGCCGGCAGATAGTCCCGGATTCGCCAATCCCGTGAAGCCCATGGTCTGGGCGTACCAATAGCTATGGAGCTCCCAACCGGCCCAGGCGCCAATAATGCCCGCCATTCCGGTAAACCAACGTTTGAACATGTGCGTCCACCTCCTCACTTTCAATCGATTTCCTTACAATTATGGCCCAAGCTCCCGGCTCCTAATCGTTGATTTCCATATTTTCCTGCCTGCCCAAGTTGAAATCTGGTAAATCAGAGACGTATAATGGACATGAAACCGTGTTGTGAGCGATTCATGCGGGCTGCGCGCCGCATCATATCAAGAATAGAGGTGGATGGAAATGAGTATTCCCAATTTGCAAGCGCTCCAAGAGCAAGTAGCCGATCTTGTGCTGCGACACCGGAGCCTGTTGGACATTCTGTCCAAGTACGGCCAGTCCGACGCCTCGGTTAACCGTGCCGTGACGAAGGCAATCACCGAATGCGGATGCCTGGAGCTTCATGCCAAGCGTCAGCCTTATAAGGCAGAGATGGACGTGGAGGAAGCTCGCCAGTCCCTCGAAAGCCATGTACACGGCCATTTATGCGAAAATTGCAAAGATATGGTGAAACACGAACTGGGCAAGCATCTGTTCTACATGTCGGCTCTGTGCAACCTCCTCGACATCAGCCTTGACGATGTGGTGAAGCAGGAATCAAGCCGATGCGATACGCTCGGTATCTTTAACTTGTCTTGAAGAAGCAGCCGCACCCGCGGCTGTTTTTTGTGTTCAGGCATGCGAAAAAGCCCTCTCCGCCAATGGAGAGGGCTTCTTCCGTATAAAATCATGAACGATAGCAAGTGCAGGATGCCGTTACGAATGCTTCGAGCGGACCCATTCTTCCGAATCGCGCTGCTTGCCTCGACGCCGGTTCAGCATCCTAACGTTTTTTTTTAAGCCGAGCAGAGCGTACAGGACCAGCGGCACGAAAATAAGCTTCGGCGTCTGCTCCGGCTTCCAGACCGCGATGCCAACGGCTGCCGCGATGACGAAAGGCGTCAACCAGAGCGCTTTTTTGGAAATGCCGACCTTTTTGAAATTCGG contains the following coding sequences:
- a CDS encoding PIN/TRAM domain-containing protein; this translates as MFKRWFTGMAGIIGAWAGWELHSYWYAQTMGFTGLANPGLSAGRLAWALGGAFCLFVLSRALYMPLAKSWNGWRERIALVSTGTLVTGTAGAFAGICFAALLTPLLREFGSAGLMLSAVLLVLFASAGLQIALMKQQDMAEWIAALPWLSEPEAEEEEVRFEEHKILDTSVIIDGRIADICKTGFIEGTIVIPEFVLEELQHIADSSDLLKRNRGRRGLDILNKIQKELEVKVLIYEGDFEEISEVDSKLVKLAKVLKGKVVTNDFNLNKVCELQGVSVLNINDLANAVKPVVLPGEEIVVQVIKDGKEHGQGVAYLDDGTMIVVEGGREYIGMTMEVLVTSVLQTSAGRMIFAKPKLLEKAQ
- the cysS gene encoding cysteine--tRNA ligase — translated: MTLQIYNTMTRRKETFVPIHPDKVNMYVCGPTVYDYIHIGNARPQIVFDVVRRYLEQIGYEVNYVVNFTDVDDRLIRKSMETGDPVPVIAEKFIQAFYEDIDGIGVRRATHNPRVLDHVEEIIAFIANLVEEGFAYESGKDVYFRTNRFAEYGKLSHQNLEELQHGIRVEVDERKENPEDFVLWKAAKPGEISWPSPWGEGRPGWHIECSAMARKFLGDTLDIHGGGQDLQFPHHECEVAQSESLTGKPLANIWMHNGYIHINNEKMSKSLGNGVIVKELRARYKMEAIRYFILATHYRNPLNFSEEAMMQAEKSAGRIVNAVQNLRHLLKSAEDAAEREPDEALQQKLADILDTFDAKMQDDFNTADAITAVFDWVNLVNSTMQQGSQDDRQTANLQALLDAIEAMNNVLGLVPEQEEEDLLDEEINRLIQERTDARKAKNWARADEIRDMLTAQGIILEDTPQGIRWRRK
- the ispD gene encoding 2-C-methyl-D-erythritol 4-phosphate cytidylyltransferase — encoded protein: MEQGFGVVIVAAGRGSRMGAAESKQYLPLLDKPVIIHTLERFQMMPACEAIVWVVSAEDTARCAAWQEEYGLDKVRAIVAGGAERQHSVYAGLQAVRAQGLDYVLIHDGVRPFVETDSAEACYRAAREHGAAVLAVPVKDTIKQVNGGVITATPDRRSLWAIQTPQAFRLADVMAAHEQAAADGFIGTDDAMLVERAGMQVRIVEGEYTNVKLTTPDDLEWASWWLARRAGRPGEQR
- the rlmB gene encoding 23S rRNA (guanosine(2251)-2'-O)-methyltransferase RlmB — translated: MEEYIAGKHSVTEALRSGRTIHKIWIADNAQKHLTQPIIAEAKKAGVIVQTADKRKLDQMAEGVQHQGVVAQVAAYGYVEVDDILARAEAKGETPFLLVLDEIEDPHNLGSILRTADCTGVHGVIIPKRRSVGLTATVSKTSAGAVEYVPVARVTNLAQTMEQLKERGIWLVGTDVSATQDLYETDLFTMPLALVIGNESKGMGRLVTQTCDALLKLPMAGQINSLNASVAAGIFMYEVVRRRRG
- the ispF gene encoding 2-C-methyl-D-erythritol 2,4-cyclodiphosphate synthase, with protein sequence MIRVGQGFDVHQLVEGRPCIIGGVHIPYDKGLLGHSDADVLLHTVSDAVLGALGLGDIGKHFPDTDEAYKDADSSVLMEKVWALAKERGYRLGNLDCTIIAQKPKMLPYVPEMAANLARLLEADVSQINVKATTTEQLGFTGRGEGIAAQAVVCLFHVSQ
- the cysE gene encoding serine O-acetyltransferase, producing the protein MRRIYRRMQSDIRAVFENDPAARSRFEVIFTYSGLHAIWAHLMAHWFYKHRWFTLARIISQVSRFITGIEIHPGARIGERLFIDHGMGVVIGETCEIGNDVVIYQGVTLGGTGKEKGKRHPTIGNNVVIASGAKVLGSFKVGDNSNIGANSVVLREVPANCTVVGIPGRIVKQDGVRVDRLNHAQLPDPVIDMLRGMQQEIDALRAELDQHKQETAALRRGSEEFAQRQ
- a CDS encoding NYN domain-containing protein, producing the protein MRQQDWRDVLLVDGYNMIGAWHELKQLADRRLEDARDRLLDNLAEYQAYSGRRVIAVFDAYRVPGLGATYTQGKIEVYFTKEKETADECIERLVKELSHRRRQIYVATSDMTEQRVVLGLGALRISARELRLIVEQSRREVESRIREHASQPVKRNPLEGKLSLDQLMKLERMRRGEED
- a CDS encoding Mini-ribonuclease 3, giving the protein MQPDAKDGATDVMNDNVNDNEEQGMDIENLDGAEAGGTWLFPYPPAKEPKLLPPIVLAYMGDAVYEMAIRQYLISLPNHRPHVLHRQATRYVSAKSQARALGRLTPLLTPEEADIVRQGRNAKSAVPKSANVNEYRQATALEALFGYLYFSGRGDRIRQLAEMVVQAPEEEEPPAQTDAPGKPEAAKPAERPEKRD
- the gltX gene encoding glutamate--tRNA ligase; protein product: MSNDIRVRYAPSPTGHLHIGNARTALFNYLFARHHGGDFIVRIEDTDVKRNVEGGEENQFKYMKWLGMDWDESVDVGGEYGPYRQTERLDIYNKHVDDLLERGLAYRCYCTEQELEAEREAQMARGETPKYAGTCRHLTAEDRARLEAEGRQPSIRFAVPEQRSYTFHDLVKGEITFESETTGDWVIVKKDGIPTYNFAVVLDDYLMRISHVLRGEDHITNTLRQLMIYEAFGWEAPVFGHMTLIVNENRKKLSKRDESIIQFMEQYEHLGYLPEAMLNFIALLGWSPEGEEEIFSREELIRIFDANRLSKSPAVFDTNKLAHLNNVYMKQADPERIAALAIPHLQKAGLLPETLSEEQHAWAKALVKLYQEQMTCASDIVELSEMFFRDELAIEEEAKAILEEPQVPAVLQALHAKLEAAEAWDADTVKAALKEVQKETGAKGKGLFMPVRVAVSGQMHGRDLNETIVLLGKETVLNRLRQGA